The window tttttaatactcTAGAGCCCTCCATTCCAGGCTGGCTCCTTCCATTTTTATATTATCCATTATACACTGGACTATATACACTGGACACCACTTGACTATAATCTATTACAATGATAATTTAACTACAATCAGGGGGTCTGGTCCACCCACAGTCACATTAATAAGCAGCCATGACCATGTCACACATACATTAATCAAACTTTTATGTTCCATTTCCTTCAACTTTTAAGGATGAAACACTACAACACTTACTGCAAATGAACCTGTTTGACTTACTGCAGAGTTTTAACAATCATCTTGTAGAATCTAAAGTAGGTTATTAAATTCCTTTATTGCCCTAAAATATCTCTAGGAGtgtgttttgaagttttgtttggttttgcagTGATCTGCTAAAAGATTTTTCATCTTAGTCCAGTTTTCAAAgttttcttttcctgtgttGATGGTCAGTTGTGGAGGGTACTGTTGGCTTCTCACAGGTCGGCATCAAAGGGTCTGCTGTTGACGGTGTTCACTGACCGGGCAGGGGGGCTCTTGGCCCGTGGGAAGGACACATCGTCATCCATTGAGTCCCTGGAGTACGGGACGCTACTGTTGCTGGCACCGCTCCTGGCCCGACTGAGATTCGGCACTTCAACGCGCCTGGCCGGGGTCTTCGGTTCTCTGCGACGCATGACCTCTTCAACCCGGACCTCTCCCCGGTTCTTCCCTCCACAGCAGCGGCAGATCCCGATGAACATAACGAAACCGCCCAAGACTTCAAATATCCCGCCGATGTAGCCCAGAATGATGCAGTAGCCGACTTGCGTAGTTATCGCTGCTGTATTGACTCCGGGCGTTGTGATGTTTGGGGGGCTGTTGGTGTACCAAGAGATCGGTATGATGGTCAAGACGCCTGAGCAAAAGATCAGCAGTCCACCCAGACCGGCAACTACCCAGTTTGGCCTGTCTTTCCAACAGCGGACCCCCGGGATGGCAACAGCCAACCCGATTAGAGTCACGATGAGAGAGGCCACCATCATACCCTGTGCGGGCTGTATGATCTTGTAACCGAAGTACTGGGTGTCCGTTTGGCCGCACTGAGCACCGGAGCTTATTGTGGATGCAATACAAATATCCCAGATTCCTTGTTCAATGAACTTATCGGAAGAAAGATTGGGAACATTGCTCAGAGTCCTCCAGTTTGGGGCCACGGTCGCGACCAGGTCCAGCACCCAGCCGCAGGGAGCCATGACCATCCCGAAGATCAGGATGCCCGGAGTGCGCAAAGAGAGCCGCATCCACTCCTGCGTTGATTGCCTCGGCATGAtcgcggttgttgtggttgctgctgctgctgctgatgtgccTCTTCTTACTCCTAAACACGTTGCAGTGACTAATTTCTACTGGGGCGATCAGCTTTGACGGCGTCGTCCTAAAAAACAAGTCCGACTGAAACTCAGCAGTGGGCGGGCCTTCATCTTCACTTGCCTGTCTTGCCTGCCTCTGTCCCCAAATAGGACAGGTGTGGCGCTGTGTGCGTATGGGCGGGGTGCGCTTACATCTTCACCTGTAACTGCAAAAAGCAGAGTGCGCGAGCGGTGGGGGGCGGGGGTAGTTTCGATGAGGCTTTTTGTCGTGCCAAAGTGTGATAAGTGATAAAGGATAAGAAAGATAgaggtttttcttttcagagtAGCTGTTTAAAGCTTCTAATAATAAAAGCTACCCAGACTTAAAAACTTACGCAAGATATGATTTTCGGATCTCCGGTTGCATTAACCTCTTAGGACCctgcgtccacatatgtggacatcatattttgggttatttagaccaaaatactcaattttgctctacaagggcctgatatccacttacgaggacattatacagcttctgttctattaaaattttaaatgaatatcctcatatgtggctctcatttttcttagaaacagaAATCGGGTATAAAAAAAagatctggtaattctttgtttttacattcatcgggtcccaatatgctcaaatatcaaagagaaattaaaaatgcatgatgTGGGAGAGttttaggaggttaaataaCTAAaacgttttatttatttattttaactcttgtttcatcagaaaaaaagggttcttgagattttttttaaatgtcccgATTAAGAAAGCGAGCAGTGTATTCAGTAGAGTTGCATAAACCAGTACCAGTACCCAGGGCTGGACTTGGACGAAAAATCGGCCGGGCATTTTACTAGAGGTATTATAcaaaaaaccataaagcctttgaataaaAACTAActctgttgtgacagtgatgtacactgtcttgttgttATATATGTCTCAATCTAATAAACGTAAACCTACACCaccctccctattctggtattctaaacagtgcTTAGCCAAAACCCAAAGTCGAGTTAACCTCCCGAACTATCTACAACATATGGtggaaacctgaaattaagacagagaagactagaggtgagacatgatcattacggaatattaaaaataataaatgacagatttagtgatattttcataaactatttatttaccacatcaataaacagcatgacagggcaaaatattttttctaacatggcaacctttaagaagtgaaaggagacagaaagacaggtgagaaataatgaaacttaattgactttttgatggtattttacacagtactggtacagaatctagaaaatgtgggaaaatactgacatcatatacagtacttagctacttctgaagaaattatgatgggaccctgaaaaaaaattactatgtacaataatggatttctatacgttttacatcagatgaaaacgttggttgtaagattcagataattatttgttaaaagtgagacattttaaatgagattaacaaaagaaaagtatttctttgtgtccccttttccctgttaatgccctacctggcagtggcggtcctagcctgtttggcgccctgggcaaacactccctctggcgcccccccaaactgtaaattataaattttaattttaaattgttattgatccctttacccctagttctaaagtgtatatttatacttttcttatatttattgtttgtttacttgcactgcttttttttgccaatgcccgtgatgccgccccccaccatgATGCCACCCCGGGTAACCGCCcatgtcgcccgtatcaaaaaccgctactgctacctggccccctggcaaaactttgctagacgtgcccctgcacagttaccagctgtcagctacgtaaaaagtgatcctggtgttatttgtctctcagaaacagttcataacttcccatcaactcattcatgtcacctaaaaggtaaacctgtttctccatcacctgttcagctctgatgattcagtgaggacatctcctggtttcatcttcatgtttccctctcagtaggtaaccaaaccgatatcacgaccagcagcttttacagctgtggctccagaaaacatcagctgatactagaaattaacattaaataaattctaacaacagctgatcaagcttaaaagtgctgctgttgtttagcgcaacatccgctggtttcctctttctggcccaaagtgggcaataaacaagagagacgggacttgcgtCAGAAAcaccgatcagctgatcattgatcagtttcatgattgaagtagcaacaggagaggaaggggaagagaatgagagaagaagatgcCGCTGACAGCGTAAGACatagaataactccagctttgcgtctttttttcattctagctgaagtaggGGACAAACtgttttccttttcagctcaatatgaaacgcgtaatattttctctgaatacgagacgattccatttttacgggacggttggcaactctactaactaaccttatgaataaaataaagttcactatcagtaacatcatagcacccgcccagcTGTATAGACGCTAGCTAGTATgcagttattgtaactgactgtaaaaactcagcacaatgaaaataaactacacctaaacttggtgtatatctgacccagatagactgcaggtcataacttctcacctgaagttcagttcacctaaTACCGGCGGCCGCCTAggatctctcctcctcctgcctcacctttccctcatccacctgctggcctccaccacttgctaatgttaatgaatctgtggaagccatggccaccaccaaacaatttAGTTCTTTTTACAGATCTGCCAGAATCtagccaatccaccacctttcattgtttataaaacatcggcccataaaaacaaaaaatcaccatcggcccatggggcaaatgcccggtatgcccgatggccagtccagctatgccaGTACCACAAGCAAACATCAGATCCATACACCAGTTAAATGATGCTAtaagaataaaaacacagaaataaccAAAACTGATAAACTTCTAtatcaataaagaataaatatattGCTAGGGCAATTATCAAAGGTAATAATATTCAGGTAAAACATTTGCAGCCTGAAGTAACTGCATCCAAGTCACTGAAAATTCCCTTGAATTCCTTAAGGTTTAAGCAGATTCTGCAGCAGATTCCAGGAGGAAGAAGTTGCTAATTTCATTGCTATTTTTCCCAATTTACTGCAAACCTTTAGGGcagacagaaacaaaataaaaggaagAATAAAAGGAGTGCATTTTCAACagtatgtttcagtttttctgcaGGACAAAGAAATTCTGCTGTAGTTAATGGAAGAACTCTGTCAGCATGACTCTCTGTGGGCTTACATTTTAAGAAATGGAAGTGCAAAACTACAGATAAAGTTCTCGTTGCCCAAACAGTCCTGTAATAATAAAACTAagtttttgcttatttttaattt is drawn from Pelmatolapia mariae isolate MD_Pm_ZW linkage group LG7, Pm_UMD_F_2, whole genome shotgun sequence and contains these coding sequences:
- the cldn23.1 gene encoding claudin 23a, whose translation is MPRQSTQEWMRLSLRTPGILIFGMVMAPCGWVLDLVATVAPNWRTLSNVPNLSSDKFIEQGIWDICIASTISSGAQCGQTDTQYFGYKIIQPAQGMMVASLIVTLIGLAVAIPGVRCWKDRPNWVVAGLGGLLIFCSGVLTIIPISWYTNSPPNITTPGVNTAAITTQVGYCIILGYIGGIFEVLGGFVMFIGICRCCGGKNRGEVRVEEVMRRREPKTPARRVEVPNLSRARSGASNSSVPYSRDSMDDDVSFPRAKSPPARSVNTVNSRPFDADL